A window of Candidatus Hydrogenedentota bacterium contains these coding sequences:
- a CDS encoding 16S rRNA (uracil(1498)-N(3))-methyltransferase — protein sequence MPHLHRFYHPQGHSGSGVALLSPEESHHALRVLRVRTGDSVELFDGQGRAWSATVGALSRAEVTVEVAGEYFTPREHPGLTLAQAWLHRDKVLDELVRDATVLGVAHICFYRAAHSEKSPRYSPKWTRLAVEACKQCGRRWLPEISVVPSLAEVLEENPSARLAVAAMDGPHVPVSSIGRESPVLYLVGPEGDFSADEMRLLRERGALPLSLGHYTLRSEAAATVGVTLIQHQLGALGGNQV from the coding sequence TTCTATCATCCTCAAGGCCATTCCGGCTCCGGAGTCGCCCTGCTCTCTCCCGAAGAATCCCACCATGCCCTGCGCGTACTCCGCGTTCGGACTGGGGACAGCGTCGAACTCTTTGATGGTCAGGGGCGCGCCTGGTCCGCCACGGTCGGGGCGCTTTCCCGTGCGGAAGTCACCGTGGAGGTGGCGGGGGAGTACTTTACCCCCCGTGAACATCCGGGCCTCACCCTGGCCCAGGCCTGGCTCCACCGCGACAAGGTGCTGGATGAACTCGTGCGGGATGCGACCGTCCTCGGCGTGGCGCATATCTGCTTCTACCGCGCCGCCCATTCCGAGAAGTCCCCCCGGTATTCCCCGAAGTGGACCCGCCTCGCCGTCGAAGCCTGCAAGCAATGTGGACGCCGTTGGCTGCCCGAAATCTCCGTGGTACCGTCGCTCGCCGAAGTGCTGGAGGAGAACCCGTCGGCCCGCCTCGCCGTCGCCGCCATGGACGGCCCCCATGTTCCTGTGTCATCCATCGGTCGGGAATCTCCCGTGCTTTACCTCGTGGGCCCCGAAGGTGATTTCAGCGCGGACGAGATGCGCTTGCTGCGCGAGCGCGGGGCGCTGCCACTGAGCCTCGGCCATTACACCCTCCGTTCGGAGGCCGCCGCAACCGTTGGCGTGACCCTCATCCAGCATCAACTCGGCGCCCTGGGTGGAAATCAGGTCTGA
- a CDS encoding histidine triad nucleotide-binding protein, giving the protein MAGDCLFCKIAAGEIPSTPVYSDDEFYAFRDINPGAPTHCLIVPRRHIARIHEARPEDEALLGRMFLRASAIAQAEGIAEAGYRFVVNCNEDGGQTVFHLHLHILGGRSLAWPPG; this is encoded by the coding sequence ATGGCGGGAGACTGCCTGTTCTGCAAGATCGCGGCGGGGGAAATTCCATCCACGCCGGTCTATTCCGACGACGAGTTCTACGCATTTCGCGACATCAATCCCGGCGCGCCGACCCACTGCCTGATCGTGCCGCGGCGGCACATCGCCCGGATCCATGAGGCCCGCCCCGAGGACGAGGCCCTCCTTGGACGTATGTTCCTTCGGGCCAGCGCGATTGCCCAGGCGGAGGGTATTGCCGAGGCCGGGTATCGCTTCGTGGTCAATTGCAACGAAGATGGCGGTCAAACGGTTTTTCACCTCCATCTCCACATCCTCGGTGGCCGCTCCCTCGCATGGCCGCCCGGATGA